TCATGGTGAGGATGGGCGGCGATTCACTCCGCCCATCCTTATACCAAACCACAAAATGGCTACGCCATTTTGTGGTTTGGTATTACCTATTACAGCAATTGCCGATCAAACGAGCCACAAGAAAAAAAAGAAAGCGCTGCTTTGCAACGCTTTCTTTTTTTCTTAGTTTGGGTTTAAAGCGTGTTTGAGAAGTTTTTACCCCCTCTAACTCCCCCTTTACAAGGGGGAGAATCTGAGTTTCCCCCCTTTGCAAGGGGGGATTAAGGGGGGTAAAAACAGAAATTTACGCTAAATAAGAGAATTCTCAAACACGCTCTTAAGGGCAAAACGCTGTAAGTGCTTCCAAATGTTGTTTTAAATTTTTGTTTATTATTGCAACACTTTTAAAATTTTTCTATACTTCTGTATCTTCCACTTCATCAACGACAGAAGACTCTGTATCAATTGTCTCAGCGATCGCTGTTGGCATTAGGAGATCAGACTCACTGATAATTGGCAACTTCTTACGGGTCAATTGCATTGCTTCTAAACACTGATTAATATTTGAAACTGCGGCATTATAGGCATCAATATTTTGTTTTACCTCGCCTTGCAAGCGACGATTATTATCAACCTTGGATTGAGCTTCTTTCTCAAGAGTTTGAGCGAGATACTCACGGGCGCGATCGTATTGCTGCAAAATTTTATCTGCTTGATTGTCTGCGCCACCGAGTAAATGAGTATTTAGAGTTTGATTAATTGTCTGACGGAAAGTGCGAATTACGGTGTCTTTGACTTTGTACTCAAAATCTAATTTTAAAAACTGACGAATTGCTGGCTCAGAATCGATCATGCTTTGATAATCGTAACCACGACAGGCTTGGTGTAAAGCTTGTTGCAATTGCCAGAAAACCACATTGCCCTCTGCATAGAATTCTGGACGCTCACGCACATAGCGATCGCATTCAGTTTTAGCCTCATTGACCAAAGCCTCCGATGCTTTGACCATCACACCTTGGAGATAACTCTCTGTCTCGCCATCATTACCTAGTAAGCGATAGAGTTCGCGATAATAGTCTGCTTTTTTAATTTGTTCAATCATATTTTGGAAGAAGTTGGCAATGATTTCTTTAGAGCATTCCACCAACACATCCTCTAGCTCATTTGCCAAGAAATAGAAGCCCTCAGTCAAAATCCCCATTACAGGAACTACAGAGTTACGACGATGGCTAGCTTGGGCGCGTTGATGCACCATGGCAACAGAGAAACTGACAATCAGTTCGTCTAAACGTCTAACCATCTTGGTTTTTAGCTTCAGATAATCAGCTTCTAAAAGTTCATTGCGATCGCTAGCAACTACTACATTTACTTCTTGAGCAATATGATCGCGCAAGCGATCGCCAATTTGTTTCAAATCTTGACTGAGTTTCTGCAATTCTTGAGACTTGATTGCTTCAATATCGCGAGGTTGACTTTCCAGTTTCAGCCATGCTTCGAGATAGGACTGGCGCAGGGCAATACAAATTGGTTGCAAATCATCAGCTAGATCGGCAAACAGTAATGGACGCTTCTCAATGGTCAAATAGCGGGTAATCGCGGTGCGAAACTCTTCAATGCCGCTATCCTTAATCAGTTGCTCGATTAGTCCTGTTCCCGAATGACTGAGCAAGCGTACATACTTCTCATTCTTAACATTGGTTTCCAAAACGCTGTAGGGAATTGGAAACTTAGAAATGTCCAGTTTGCCAGAAACTAAACAATAGCTGTTAAATTCATTTACAAATTGTGGTGTGCCTTCTTCGCCGCCCACAGATTTAACACTTTCAGCAAATACTGAGTCCAAACCAAAGCGATCGCTAATACTTGTATTTTTGAGTTGACTGCCATAGAAACCCAGCAATCCACTGGTTTTATAGATTTTTGAACTATTGCGAAACTGGCTGGAAATTGTGTGATTGAGGCGATCACGCAATTGATCATTTGTCCAAGTCTCATCAATGCGATTGAATACATAGAAAACGCGATCGCGAATTCCCGCATTACCTTGCATTTTTTCGCTCAGTTCTGTTTCTTCGGAAGTCATTTCGCCAGTAGCTGCGGTCTTGAGTACAAATACTACTGCCGAAGTATCGGGATGCTCAATTTTATCAAAAGTTAACGCCGCATCTTTCTTAACAGGTGCATCAATTCCAGGGGTGTCGATGATCACATTGCCATCTTGTAAAAGGGGATGATTGCAATAATATTCCACCCGTTTGAGAACAGCGCTATTAGCTCCCCGTCTTGCGTAGTCGGCAGCTTTTTTGAGATTGTCAAAACCAAACTGTTCCATTGAGTAGGTTGCATTGGCTGTCGAACTAATGCGATCGCGATTATTTGTAAATCCTTCAAGCAATAGATTCAAGGCATCTGCATCCTTGGCGCGTTTGGATTTGCTCTTACCACCTTCTTGTTCGATTACACTTAGGGCTAAGGTTTGCAACTGTTTGAGTGCTTCAGGTTGATTAATATTCATCGGTGCAACCTGTCCAATCAGTTGAGACAGTGCTTGTACCTGTTCACGGACTTCCACTTCACTCAAGAAAGTTAATACAACCCGTTCTTCCCCAGTTTTCGCAAAGGCAATTTTGCATTCCGTCCCCGTCGCATGTCCTTCAGCACTGTATAGCAATTCCCTCTCTAACAGTGCATTAATCAACATTGATTTACCCGCACTAAAAGCCCCCGCAAATACAATCTCAAAGGTTGGTGCGATCGCTTTTCTCAGCGAAGCCTGAACAATACTGCCATCCTGCTGCGATCGCAGATTCGGCTCCTGTTGCAAAAGTTGTAAGATCGCTTCAACCTGCGCTTGTAAGTCTTGACATTGTGGAAAAAGAGTGGTGAGTGTCATGCAAGCAAATCCTTGATTTAAGAAAATTTAATGCTTTCACCTAAATATATCATGTATATTCCACCTCAAATTACCGTAACCCATAGCAAAGCACAAAATGGCTTAGCCATTTTGTGCTTTTACAACCCTTATTGGGCTTGGTTTTTAATTCATAAAAATGTATGGACTCTTGTGTGAACGTGAAAGTGTTATCAGCCTTTTTATAAATCTCCTTTGGCTCGTTTGATGGATAATTTCAGCGCATTAGATAGGGAGATTTCAGGACTTTTTGATCATCTTTATAATTGCAGATATCGGTTTCTGAGCGATAGATATATTCCACCTCTTCATCGGATAACACTAATTCTAAATAGAGTTCTCCCATCCATCCACGAATTTTACTAAGTTGAAAGAAAAGCTGGAACTGGCGATCGCTCAGTAATTCTTGGGTTCTGGTTATTTGTATAGGTGTCATAAAAGCCCCCTGAGTTCGCATCTCAATTCTGGACATTACTAACTGATGTTACGTGGAACGCTGAGAATCGGGCTTGGAGACCAAGCCCCTACAACCAATATGTAGGGATTTGGTCTCCAAATCCTCTTTTAAGATGATATAGAAACAGTATGGCGATCTTTGTTCTACGTAACATCAGTTACTAAGTATCATGGAAATCGCTAAATCTGTTGGTGATTCAAACAATACAAAATTAACGATCTCCAACACTCAAAATCAAGATTGCAATTACAACAATCACCGATCTAGATCATTAACTAACAGTGATCTCTCAACATTAAACAGGCTATAGCAATCCTAAATAGTTTGAGAGAGTGCGCCCCGCAGGGACGCACTCTCTCAAACTATTTAATCTCAAAAATAAAATAGGATTTCCATATATAGCTGTCGCCATTCTTGTTAGGACATAAAACCCAGATAGTGTGAGGCGGCGCTTCGCGCCGCCTCACACTATCTGGGTTTTGATTTGTCCTGATACAGGTGGCTATAGCAATGTAAGTTTTGCTTAGGACATAATACCCAGAAGCAGAAGTGTTGAATCAAAAGTGAAGAAACACCAAAAATGGATACACTACACCTATCAAAATAGTGATTTCAGCTTAAAATCACTATCCTCCTAAACCAATGTAAGTAGCTAATATTCTCACACATAAATGCTTGTAAATATCGCAGTTTATCTAACATCTTTGAACCAAACTCTTTTGGTATATTGACTAGCTCTAGTAAAACATAAGCAATTAAGCAAGTGTAAATTTGAATAGTAATACCATTGACATTTTTAGTGATCAATCGATCTAACTTCAAATGCATTTTCAAGAACTTCCAAAGCAGTTCAATTTGCCATCGCTTTTTATATATCTCTGCAATTTCGTCATTACTTACTGTTTGATTGTCTGTCTCTGACAAGTTTGTTGCTAGTCGAAATTCACTACGGGTTTCTAAATCTGAAAAAATAACTAATCTTACTTCTACTTTATCTTTACCTGTCCCTAATATAGCATTACCATTATCTAATAATTCTAGGTTAATGTTGTTCTTCACCCTAATTACAAAATAGCGGTCTTTTAATTTTATTAAATTCCTGATACGTTCAAGCTTAGCAAAACCTCGATCCATTATCCCAACTCCATTTTCTGGTATTGCTCTTATTGTTGGTTCACCATATTTACTGTCATGTCCAGCACCAAAATGTATCACTATACCATCAGGTTCATTGTTGCAAATATTGATGCCACTGAACAGTTTTACTTGTCCATATCCTTGATTCCACATTAGTTTACTAGTTAGGGTAACTATGGTTGAATCTAGAGGAAATAATACTAAATCTTCTTTACCTAATTTTTTCTCTTTCTTTAGCTGCCTTCTTAAATCTACAAACAAATTATAAAAAATATTAGAACATCTCGTTTTACTGGCTTTGGAAAATGTTGATATGTCTATATCAATTCCTCTCATATTCAACCGTTGGAATAGACTTCTCATACTTGTTTGACCTTGGTCAAGTACATAACTAAGCCAGCAAGATACAAATAAAAATGTACTTAACTTTGGATAATCGTTTTGGGGCAAGTTTTTGAGTAGTTGTTTGACAATCTTAGGGAAGTTAGATAACATTGTTAACATTATTTTTTGTTTTGACGCTTCTAATTTATCAAATTAGAAGCGTGTTTTTCTAGCTTTTTTCTATCATTCAACACTTCTGACCCAGAAGATAAGTGGTAGCGCAAAGCGCTACCACTTATCTTCTGGGTATAGCTATCTCTAGCGTTGCTGTACAAGGCGCAAGAAAAATTCTTTGTTTTTTATAAAAATAAACTCAATTAACCTAATACAATCTTTTAATAGCTGATTTTACGTAAAAAAAATGTACTTTATCCCCCAAACCATTCTCCTTGTAGAGAGAAGGGGAGGCAGAAGTTTAGTTACTCCTTCCTCCTTTACAAGAAGTAAAGCTAGGGAGCCAGTGTTTAGCAACTACCACATACAATCAGTTAAAGGGCTATACAGAATTGAGCTATTGGGTACAGCAATATGTTGAGAATTTCTGTGATTTTTCGTCAACACAAATCTATTAGGAAAACCTGTATCAATTGCCTTGGCATTGCCATAGTCGCAGCAGGTTACTATGGACTTGCCGAAATATGCCGCCGCATCGCTTCGCCCCCTCAAGATGTTACACCTGTTTGGTTTCCCGATGGATTTGCATCAGCAGCGATTTTACTGTTTGGCGATCGCTTACTCCTTGGGGTCTTTATTGGATCTTTCTTAGCAAATATTTGGGCTTTTCTAAAAACCGATACTACTTTACATCTGCTGCAATCCATAGCCCAAGTCATGATCATTGCGATCGGGACAACTACAGGAATTGGCTTGGGTAGTTATCTGTTGCGTCGGGCGATCGGTCAAGAAAGTCCGCTTAGAAATTTTCGGAATGTCGCCCAGTT
This genomic stretch from Pseudanabaena galeata CCNP1313 harbors:
- a CDS encoding IS4 family transposase, translated to MLSNFPKIVKQLLKNLPQNDYPKLSTFLFVSCWLSYVLDQGQTSMRSLFQRLNMRGIDIDISTFSKASKTRCSNIFYNLFVDLRRQLKKEKKLGKEDLVLFPLDSTIVTLTSKLMWNQGYGQVKLFSGINICNNEPDGIVIHFGAGHDSKYGEPTIRAIPENGVGIMDRGFAKLERIRNLIKLKDRYFVIRVKNNINLELLDNGNAILGTGKDKVEVRLVIFSDLETRSEFRLATNLSETDNQTVSNDEIAEIYKKRWQIELLWKFLKMHLKLDRLITKNVNGITIQIYTCLIAYVLLELVNIPKEFGSKMLDKLRYLQAFMCENISYLHWFRRIVILS
- a CDS encoding dynamin family protein, with the translated sequence MTLTTLFPQCQDLQAQVEAILQLLQQEPNLRSQQDGSIVQASLRKAIAPTFEIVFAGAFSAGKSMLINALLERELLYSAEGHATGTECKIAFAKTGEERVVLTFLSEVEVREQVQALSQLIGQVAPMNINQPEALKQLQTLALSVIEQEGGKSKSKRAKDADALNLLLEGFTNNRDRISSTANATYSMEQFGFDNLKKAADYARRGANSAVLKRVEYYCNHPLLQDGNVIIDTPGIDAPVKKDAALTFDKIEHPDTSAVVFVLKTAATGEMTSEETELSEKMQGNAGIRDRVFYVFNRIDETWTNDQLRDRLNHTISSQFRNSSKIYKTSGLLGFYGSQLKNTSISDRFGLDSVFAESVKSVGGEEGTPQFVNEFNSYCLVSGKLDISKFPIPYSVLETNVKNEKYVRLLSHSGTGLIEQLIKDSGIEEFRTAITRYLTIEKRPLLFADLADDLQPICIALRQSYLEAWLKLESQPRDIEAIKSQELQKLSQDLKQIGDRLRDHIAQEVNVVVASDRNELLEADYLKLKTKMVRRLDELIVSFSVAMVHQRAQASHRRNSVVPVMGILTEGFYFLANELEDVLVECSKEIIANFFQNMIEQIKKADYYRELYRLLGNDGETESYLQGVMVKASEALVNEAKTECDRYVRERPEFYAEGNVVFWQLQQALHQACRGYDYQSMIDSEPAIRQFLKLDFEYKVKDTVIRTFRQTINQTLNTHLLGGADNQADKILQQYDRAREYLAQTLEKEAQSKVDNNRRLQGEVKQNIDAYNAAVSNINQCLEAMQLTRKKLPIISESDLLMPTAIAETIDTESSVVDEVEDTEV